From one Gracilibacillus salinarum genomic stretch:
- a CDS encoding LLM class flavin-dependent oxidoreductase: MTKTKGKQLHLGVLLYGCGHHQAAWLMPDSSVERIGDISYYQSLSQIAEKGYFDAVFFADNQSFKAKDSSDMPAFWFDPVVNLTAISQVTNHVGLVTTISSTFSNPFTASRQLLSLDHITKGRVGWNLVTSMTDLEALNHSMEELPSHDKRYEKADEFAALMNKLFLSWDSKEFLHHREERKLINPSNIQPFHHEGTYFTVNGPSTTPKSPQGKPVSMQAGASKQGVALAAKYADAVYSVSWNLNQAKKFRERLDEQVKHSEDSDRHIKVFPGLVTYVGRTHEEALAKKAALDEQLPLETALKQLSFFIQQDCSNWEIDKEVPPLPPVEEFTGPVGRYETILEIINDKQPTVRELLGYLNAGGGHHTLIGTPDEIVDQMEVWFEAGVADGFNLMPPTLPGSLEDFVELIVPEMQKRGIFREKYEGHTFREHLGLA, translated from the coding sequence ATGACAAAGACAAAAGGAAAGCAGCTACACTTAGGAGTTTTGCTGTATGGTTGTGGACACCACCAAGCAGCTTGGTTAATGCCAGATTCAAGCGTTGAACGGATTGGCGACATTTCTTATTACCAATCTTTATCACAAATAGCGGAAAAGGGGTATTTTGACGCAGTATTCTTTGCTGATAATCAGTCATTTAAAGCGAAAGATTCTAGTGATATGCCAGCATTTTGGTTTGATCCAGTAGTCAATTTAACTGCTATTTCTCAAGTGACAAATCATGTGGGATTAGTCACAACAATTTCAAGTACTTTTTCTAATCCTTTTACAGCTTCACGACAACTATTAAGTTTAGACCATATTACAAAAGGACGTGTTGGTTGGAATCTCGTAACGTCAATGACTGATTTAGAGGCATTAAATCATAGTATGGAAGAACTACCTTCTCATGACAAACGCTATGAAAAGGCAGATGAATTCGCTGCTTTAATGAATAAGTTATTTCTTTCATGGGACAGTAAGGAGTTTCTACATCATCGAGAAGAAAGAAAATTGATAAATCCTTCAAACATTCAGCCTTTTCATCACGAGGGTACTTATTTCACAGTGAATGGACCATCCACTACGCCAAAAAGTCCGCAAGGCAAACCAGTATCCATGCAGGCAGGGGCATCGAAACAAGGCGTTGCATTAGCTGCAAAATATGCCGATGCAGTCTATTCCGTATCGTGGAACTTAAACCAAGCCAAAAAATTTCGTGAAAGATTAGATGAACAAGTTAAACATAGCGAAGACAGCGATAGACATATCAAAGTATTTCCAGGCTTAGTAACCTATGTAGGCCGTACTCATGAAGAAGCGCTAGCCAAAAAAGCAGCATTAGATGAGCAATTACCTCTTGAAACAGCCTTAAAACAGTTGAGTTTCTTTATTCAACAAGACTGTTCTAATTGGGAAATTGATAAAGAAGTACCTCCATTACCCCCAGTAGAAGAATTTACTGGCCCAGTTGGACGTTACGAAACGATACTAGAAATTATTAATGATAAACAACCTACAGTAAGAGAATTATTAGGATATCTAAATGCAGGTGGTGGACATCACACGCTGATAGGCACACCCGACGAAATTGTGGATCAGATGGAAGTCTGGTTTGAAGCAGGTGTGGCTGATGGATTTAATCTTATGCCTCCTACATTACCTGGTAGTTTAGAGGACTTTGTTGAACTTATCGTTCCTGAAATGCAAAAAAGAGGTATTTTCAGAGAAAAATATGAAGGTCATACCTTTCGTGAACATTTAGGGTTGGCATAA
- a CDS encoding sigma-70 family RNA polymerase sigma factor, translated as MSDQQMINKARRGNQKAFQELIQQEKNKLYRMAYMYVKNENDALDIVQETIYKAYISIKKLKKNQYFSTWLTRILINNALDFIKKNKRVIPIEAMEEFRTTEIYEVEDHIDLVDAINQLHDQYKTVIILRYYQDFTVKQIAETLNCPEGTVKTHLHRAVKQLKMYLKEESIQ; from the coding sequence ATGTCGGACCAGCAGATGATTAATAAGGCAAGAAGGGGAAACCAGAAAGCCTTTCAGGAATTGATTCAACAAGAAAAAAATAAGCTTTACCGGATGGCCTATATGTATGTAAAAAATGAAAATGATGCTTTAGATATTGTGCAGGAAACCATATACAAAGCGTACATATCAATTAAAAAACTAAAGAAAAATCAATATTTCTCGACCTGGTTAACCCGAATACTGATTAACAATGCCTTGGATTTTATAAAGAAAAACAAGCGGGTCATACCTATTGAAGCAATGGAAGAGTTTCGGACAACCGAAATTTACGAGGTAGAAGATCACATCGACTTGGTTGATGCAATTAATCAGCTGCATGACCAGTATAAAACTGTTATCATTCTCAGGTATTATCAGGATTTTACGGTGAAACAAATTGCAGAAACATTGAATTGCCCAGAAGGAACGGTAAAGACTCATTTACATCGTGCAGTTAAACAGTTAAAAATGTATTTAAAGGAGGAAAGTATTCAATGA
- a CDS encoding DUF4179 domain-containing protein encodes MNNNFPNFKKDIDQIEIPEKKLNRAVESAIKQGKRKNWSLSKKITYLCSAAVIFISLLMGSTFVSPVMAKVISNVPLLNQILQSMDQTEDRKEMLNELYNKVSESLSKNYQGVVSVSMSRMFTYDPPEINILTEDKTLEQEYGKEIEGMINDLADSFNIGEVNISIELKNDDFAEVSKEDKEQAERTDQLFKIAEEVLRQKGYKPGVMSMDAENPILQIEVRDTQQQFNKEKNDVESLVHDAIFNKTDLEYQVEITGRSEAEIRDQNWQPIFSSVMDEANKKFSEVNGFAYSFHPEPLQIILKTSLSDEEQAKKLAAEIAKYAREVIEVKRDALKVEKISYKLIIRDKEHDNIYEMLYK; translated from the coding sequence ATGAACAATAACTTTCCGAATTTTAAGAAGGATATCGATCAAATAGAAATTCCCGAAAAGAAATTGAATCGTGCGGTAGAAAGTGCGATAAAACAAGGTAAAAGAAAAAACTGGAGTCTAAGCAAAAAAATAACCTACTTATGCAGTGCCGCAGTAATATTCATTTCTCTGTTAATGGGTTCCACATTTGTTTCTCCCGTCATGGCGAAAGTTATTTCAAATGTTCCTTTACTAAATCAAATCTTACAAAGTATGGATCAAACGGAAGATAGGAAAGAAATGTTAAATGAATTATATAACAAGGTAAGTGAATCGTTAAGCAAGAATTATCAAGGTGTAGTTAGTGTCTCCATGTCTAGAATGTTCACCTACGACCCGCCTGAAATAAACATTTTGACTGAAGATAAAACCCTTGAACAAGAATATGGAAAAGAAATAGAAGGAATGATCAATGATTTAGCAGACTCGTTCAACATAGGTGAAGTTAACATTTCTATAGAATTAAAAAACGATGATTTTGCTGAGGTAAGCAAAGAGGACAAAGAACAAGCAGAACGCACCGATCAATTATTTAAAATAGCTGAAGAAGTGTTGCGGCAAAAAGGGTATAAACCTGGAGTGATGAGTATGGATGCTGAAAACCCCATTCTGCAAATTGAAGTTAGAGATACCCAGCAACAATTTAATAAAGAAAAGAATGATGTTGAAAGTCTTGTACATGATGCGATTTTTAATAAAACAGATTTAGAATATCAAGTTGAAATCACCGGACGAAGCGAGGCGGAAATAAGAGATCAAAACTGGCAGCCTATTTTTAGTTCGGTGATGGATGAAGCGAATAAAAAGTTCAGTGAGGTGAACGGATTTGCCTATTCCTTTCATCCAGAACCACTCCAAATTATTTTGAAGACTTCCTTGTCAGATGAAGAACAAGCTAAAAAACTGGCAGCAGAAATTGCGAAATACGCAAGGGAAGTAATAGAAGTAAAAAGAGATGCATTAAAAGTCGAGAAAATATCTTATAAATTGATTATCAGAGACAAAGAACATGATAATATTTATGAGATGTTATATAAATAA